A genomic segment from Sphingopyxis sp. DBS4 encodes:
- a CDS encoding efflux RND transporter periplasmic adaptor subunit, protein MITKDKRLLGTVAGAMILAAVTGFGVARCTADPAAAPAAEGEKEAASEALPSSLAIAPDAIKAAEIGVETIGAGGLGSEIISQATVTAAPSGEAIVTARAGGAVTRLFKRLGDPVSAGETIAIVQSRDAAQIAAERIAADARSTLAQKNLHREKTLFDQKVSARVDYEQAQAEAAAAAAEAQRARAAASAAQVTRDGSSVIVASPISGRITAENASLGAFVQPETELFRVADPSKVQIEAAVGPADAQRLSPGDRAIIELPDGRTIDARVRAVTPGLSGDTRSATAVLDVPGALQPGLAVRVRLLPGRGAETGGPARIVIADEALQTLEGRDVVFVRTKDGFRAQQVTVGQRSAGRVEILSGLKPGQIVATKNAFLLKAELGKGAGEEE, encoded by the coding sequence GGCCGCCGCACCGGCGGCCGAAGGCGAAAAGGAAGCGGCGAGCGAAGCCCTTCCGAGCAGCCTCGCCATCGCGCCCGATGCGATCAAGGCCGCCGAGATCGGCGTCGAGACGATCGGCGCCGGCGGACTCGGTTCGGAAATCATCTCGCAAGCGACCGTTACCGCCGCACCGAGCGGCGAGGCGATCGTCACCGCCCGCGCGGGCGGTGCGGTCACACGCCTCTTCAAGCGGTTAGGCGATCCGGTCAGCGCCGGCGAGACGATCGCGATCGTGCAGAGCCGCGACGCGGCCCAGATCGCGGCCGAACGGATTGCCGCCGATGCGCGCTCGACCCTTGCGCAGAAGAATCTCCATCGCGAGAAGACGCTGTTCGATCAAAAGGTGTCGGCGCGGGTCGATTACGAGCAGGCGCAAGCCGAAGCGGCGGCCGCCGCAGCGGAGGCGCAACGCGCGCGTGCCGCAGCGAGCGCCGCGCAGGTTACGCGCGATGGCAGCAGCGTAATCGTGGCCAGCCCGATATCAGGGCGGATTACGGCGGAGAACGCCAGTCTGGGCGCCTTCGTCCAGCCCGAAACCGAATTGTTCCGCGTTGCCGATCCCAGCAAGGTGCAGATCGAGGCCGCAGTCGGTCCGGCCGATGCACAGCGGCTCTCGCCCGGAGACCGCGCGATCATCGAACTTCCCGACGGGCGGACGATCGATGCCCGTGTGCGGGCTGTTACCCCCGGACTTTCCGGCGACACGCGATCGGCGACTGCCGTGCTCGATGTGCCCGGAGCGCTGCAGCCGGGCCTTGCAGTCCGGGTGCGTCTGCTTCCGGGCCGCGGCGCCGAAACCGGTGGGCCGGCACGGATCGTGATCGCCGACGAAGCGCTCCAGACGCTCGAAGGGCGCGACGTTGTGTTCGTCCGCACGAAGGACGGCTTCCGCGCGCAGCAGGTCACCGTCGGCCAGCGCAGCGCGGGCCGTGTCGAAATCCTCTCCGGGCTGAAGCCGGGCCAGATCGTCGCGACCAAGAACGCATTCCTGCTCAAGGCCGAACTCGGCAAGGGCGCGGGCGAGGAGGAATAA
- a CDS encoding efflux RND transporter permease subunit, translating to MIAKLMALSVRARWAVLFLFLVIAGLGVWQLTKLPIDAVPDITNKQVQINTIDPRLSPVEIEKLVTYPIEISLAGIPGLETTRSISRNGFSQVTAIFTDETDLYFARQQVGERLLQAGENLPDGAQPQIGPVTTGLGEVVMYTVGYKNPDGKGAKKVAGQPGWQPDGSYLTPEGDILTDEIAKSGYLRTVQDWIVSPQLKSVGGVAGVDSIGGYAKTFVVEPDPTRLTSYGISYSELGEALERANLAVGANYYNRAGEAYLVRVDARVRSVDEIRNAVVATRGGVPVTVGQLANVKIGGDLRTGAGSMNGKEAVIGTVLMLIGQNSRTVAEDVSAKIAQVSKTLPPGVEVKVVLDRAKLVNATVGTVEKNLTEGALLVAAALFFLLGNWRAAIIAVLVIPFSFLMMAMGMNAFRVPGNLMSLGALDFGLIVDGAVIIIENCLARLAHRQEHEGRLLNLRERLEETMRASQEMIKPTVFGQAIILLAFAPLLMFTGVEGKTFSPMAITIMLALVAAFILAITLVPALVALMIRGKVAEKEVWAIRKSKERYLPLLDKALAKPWAFIAGGFAFFVLAIPAFGLLGSEFIPQLDEKNMALASTRVPSVSLEQSLAMQRNVETAISSLPEVELMFSKTGTAEVATDPMPPNISDGFVILKPQDQWPADVNSKADVVERIEKAAGGQLGQLYEVSQPIQLRFNELIAGVRGDVAIKLYGDDLDKMSLAANEMVRVLQGIPGAGSVKADQVGGAPTLDVKLDRNAIARYGLSVQEVADTVSAALGGRESGLLYEGDRRFDITVRVPDATRVNLDDIRALPVLLPSEGGNRGQIPLAQVAQIRLTEGLNQISRENGKRRVVVQVNLEGRDAGSFVAEAQAKIANVKLPAGYYLEWGGQFESLQAASKRLSIVVPLCFAGIFILLYMALGTFGRATAVFLAVPLGLAGGVFTLALTGINFSVSAAVGFICLAGVAVLNGLVVMTAIRERLENDVPLTEAIREGMTEKMRAVIMTGFVPAIGFVPMAIATGTGAEVQKPLATTVIGGLIAATILTLLVLPAIAKVLLGSNWQPGFMKRKSEPAGTPVTE from the coding sequence GTGATCGCGAAACTGATGGCGCTATCCGTCCGCGCGCGCTGGGCGGTACTCTTTCTCTTCCTCGTGATAGCCGGGCTCGGCGTATGGCAGCTGACCAAGCTGCCGATCGACGCGGTTCCCGACATCACCAACAAGCAGGTGCAAATCAACACGATCGATCCGCGTCTTTCGCCGGTCGAAATCGAGAAGCTCGTAACCTACCCGATCGAAATCTCGCTCGCCGGCATTCCGGGGCTCGAGACGACACGCTCGATCTCGCGCAACGGATTCAGCCAGGTGACGGCAATCTTCACTGATGAAACCGACCTCTATTTCGCGCGCCAGCAGGTGGGCGAACGGCTTCTCCAGGCGGGCGAGAATCTTCCCGATGGGGCCCAGCCGCAGATCGGTCCCGTGACGACGGGTCTCGGCGAGGTCGTCATGTACACCGTGGGCTACAAGAACCCCGACGGGAAGGGCGCCAAGAAGGTCGCGGGCCAACCCGGCTGGCAGCCGGACGGCAGCTACCTGACCCCCGAGGGCGATATCCTCACCGACGAGATCGCCAAATCGGGCTATCTTCGCACGGTTCAGGACTGGATCGTCAGCCCGCAGCTCAAGTCTGTCGGCGGCGTCGCCGGCGTCGATTCGATCGGCGGCTATGCCAAGACCTTCGTGGTCGAGCCCGATCCGACCCGCCTCACCAGCTACGGTATTTCCTATAGCGAACTTGGCGAAGCCCTGGAACGCGCCAACCTCGCGGTCGGTGCCAACTACTACAATCGGGCAGGCGAAGCCTATCTCGTGCGCGTCGATGCGCGCGTGCGCTCGGTCGACGAAATCCGCAACGCCGTCGTCGCGACGCGCGGCGGCGTGCCCGTCACGGTCGGACAGCTCGCCAATGTGAAAATCGGCGGCGACCTCAGAACCGGTGCGGGCAGCATGAACGGCAAGGAGGCGGTCATCGGCACAGTGCTCATGCTGATCGGGCAGAACAGCCGCACTGTTGCGGAGGATGTATCGGCGAAGATTGCGCAGGTGTCGAAAACCCTGCCGCCCGGCGTCGAAGTGAAGGTGGTGCTCGACCGCGCCAAGCTGGTGAACGCCACCGTCGGGACGGTTGAAAAGAACCTGACCGAAGGCGCGCTGCTCGTGGCGGCCGCGCTCTTCTTCCTGCTCGGCAACTGGCGTGCCGCGATCATCGCGGTGCTCGTTATCCCCTTCTCCTTCCTGATGATGGCGATGGGAATGAACGCCTTCCGGGTTCCGGGCAACCTGATGAGCCTCGGCGCGCTCGACTTCGGTCTGATCGTCGACGGGGCGGTGATCATCATCGAAAACTGCCTCGCCAGACTGGCGCACCGGCAGGAACATGAAGGGAGATTGCTCAACCTTCGCGAGCGCCTCGAGGAGACGATGCGTGCCAGCCAGGAGATGATCAAGCCGACCGTCTTCGGGCAGGCGATCATCCTGCTCGCCTTCGCGCCGCTGCTGATGTTCACGGGCGTCGAGGGCAAGACCTTCTCGCCGATGGCCATCACCATCATGCTCGCGCTCGTCGCCGCCTTCATCCTTGCCATCACGCTGGTCCCGGCGCTCGTCGCGCTGATGATCCGCGGCAAGGTTGCCGAGAAGGAAGTCTGGGCAATCCGCAAGTCGAAGGAGCGCTATCTCCCGCTGCTCGATAAGGCGCTCGCAAAGCCTTGGGCTTTCATCGCCGGCGGCTTTGCCTTCTTCGTCCTTGCCATCCCGGCCTTCGGACTGCTGGGCTCGGAATTCATTCCGCAGCTCGACGAGAAGAATATGGCGCTCGCCTCGACGCGCGTGCCTTCAGTGAGCCTCGAACAGTCATTGGCTATGCAGCGCAACGTCGAGACGGCGATCTCAAGCCTGCCCGAAGTCGAGCTGATGTTCTCGAAAACGGGTACAGCCGAGGTGGCGACCGACCCGATGCCGCCAAACATCTCGGACGGCTTCGTGATCCTGAAACCGCAGGACCAGTGGCCGGCGGACGTCAATTCGAAGGCCGATGTCGTTGAGCGCATCGAGAAGGCCGCCGGGGGCCAGCTCGGCCAGCTTTACGAGGTTAGTCAGCCGATCCAGCTTCGTTTCAACGAACTGATCGCGGGTGTGCGCGGAGACGTCGCCATCAAACTCTACGGGGACGACCTCGACAAGATGTCGCTCGCCGCGAACGAGATGGTGCGCGTGCTCCAGGGCATTCCGGGTGCGGGTAGCGTCAAGGCCGACCAGGTCGGTGGCGCTCCGACGCTCGACGTGAAGCTCGATCGCAATGCGATCGCGCGCTACGGCCTGTCGGTGCAGGAAGTCGCCGACACGGTGTCGGCCGCACTCGGCGGCCGCGAATCCGGCCTGCTTTATGAAGGCGACCGCCGGTTCGACATCACCGTGCGCGTGCCCGATGCCACCCGCGTCAATCTCGACGACATCCGCGCGCTTCCTGTCCTCCTTCCCTCGGAAGGCGGCAATCGCGGGCAGATACCGCTCGCGCAGGTGGCGCAGATCCGGCTGACCGAAGGGCTCAACCAGATCAGCCGCGAGAATGGCAAGCGGCGCGTCGTCGTGCAGGTGAACCTCGAAGGCCGCGACGCGGGGTCCTTCGTGGCAGAAGCGCAGGCGAAGATCGCTAATGTGAAGCTCCCGGCGGGCTACTATCTCGAATGGGGCGGGCAGTTCGAAAGCCTGCAGGCCGCATCGAAGCGGCTCTCCATCGTGGTGCCGCTCTGCTTCGCGGGCATTTTCATCCTGCTCTACATGGCGCTCGGCACCTTCGGCCGCGCAACCGCCGTGTTCCTCGCGGTCCCTCTGGGTCTCGCGGGCGGGGTATTCACGCTGGCGCTTACCGGGATCAACTTCTCCGTGTCTGCGGCGGTGGGCTTCATCTGTCTCGCAGGTGTTGCGGTGCTCAACGGTCTCGTCGTGATGACGGCGATCCGAGAACGGCTCGAGAATGACGTCCCGCTCACGGAGGCAATCCGTGAGGGCATGACCGAGAAGATGCGCGCGGTGATCATGACCGGTTTCGTGCCCGCGATCGGCTTCGTGCCGATGGCGATCGCGACCGGAACCGGCGCCGAAGTGCAGAAGCCGCTCGCGACCACCGTCATCGGCGGCCTCATCGCGGCGACTATCCTGACGCTTCTCGTCCTGCCCGCGATCGCCAAGGTCTTACTCGGGTCGAACTGGCAGCCCGGTTTCATGAAACGCAAATCCGAACCGGCCGGCACGCCGGTCACTGAATAG
- a CDS encoding DUF190 domain-containing protein, with translation MQKASKLLRVYTDESAFFGDQRVFEFIAELARQQKLAGVTVLEAVLGFGRSAHLHRKHALENDRAVVIEIIDEEQRLRDFAAQLTEIPDVGLITLEAVDILGGKSAAEPPDVQS, from the coding sequence ATGCAAAAAGCGTCCAAGCTCTTGCGCGTCTATACCGACGAGTCTGCCTTCTTCGGCGATCAACGTGTCTTCGAGTTCATTGCCGAACTCGCCCGCCAGCAAAAGCTGGCGGGGGTGACCGTCCTCGAAGCGGTCCTCGGTTTCGGACGCTCGGCGCATCTCCATCGCAAGCATGCGCTGGAGAATGACCGGGCGGTCGTGATCGAGATCATCGACGAGGAGCAGCGGCTCCGCGACTTTGCGGCGCAGCTGACCGAAATACCGGACGTCGGGCTAATCACGCTCGAAGCGGTCGACATCCTCGGCGGGAAATCCGCCGCGGAGCCTCCCGATGTCCAGAGCTGA
- a CDS encoding SRPBCC family protein yields MFSVGSSLRLPVPIGRVWRLIVDIERYGDWHPTLRFTDRPGDEERLDYVYSPRGPRGPELSAEGRITGLDWLSGFSWRTGLRGLLVIEESYRLEKLGQGVEVTHRLDCRGFFSWLGYPFLRRACSVFLRRSNAALEKHFRRTTVQSRYARPSGRRA; encoded by the coding sequence ATGTTTTCGGTAGGCTCCTCGCTCCGCCTGCCGGTCCCGATCGGGCGGGTATGGCGGCTGATCGTCGACATCGAGCGGTACGGTGACTGGCATCCGACGCTCCGCTTCACCGATCGCCCCGGTGATGAAGAGCGACTGGACTATGTCTACTCCCCGCGCGGGCCGCGAGGCCCCGAGCTGTCGGCCGAGGGCCGGATCACCGGTCTCGACTGGCTCTCGGGTTTTTCATGGCGGACGGGCCTGCGCGGTCTGCTCGTCATCGAGGAAAGCTACCGGCTCGAAAAGCTCGGTCAGGGTGTCGAGGTGACCCACCGGCTCGACTGCCGCGGGTTCTTCTCCTGGCTCGGCTATCCCTTTCTGCGCCGTGCCTGCTCGGTTTTCCTGCGCCGCTCGAACGCAGCGCTCGAAAAGCATTTCCGCCGCACCACCGTCCAGTCCCGCTACGCGCGGCCGAGCGGACGGCGCGCATGA
- a CDS encoding heavy metal translocating P-type ATPase has protein sequence MSDQLRLDIPLLLPEVADTADRCVARLTSELEGRDGVDKVHVVRSSDGSPPQLCIHYRPDILPLERVRQLARSAGAVLTGRYQHLFWNDLEGVGHARRARTIGLRLREIPGVIEAEVGAAGTLRAEFERSETSIETIRKILLDMGVTRKSAAVAAAVPAQEGHIHGDDGHDHGPDHAHGPDHKHGHKGSDDHDHGHDHGGIFGERTELIFALLCGLVLGIGFAIEKSGVAPEWVSFGFYLAAYGFGCWFTVREAIENLRLKRFEIDTLMLVAAAGAAALGAWAEGALLLFLFSLGHALEHYAMGRAKRAIEALAELAPQTAIVKSADGSTREVSVELLQIGDTVVVKPNERLPADGFVTVGRTAVNQAPVTGESVPVDKEPVADRVLAAAKPDGLDAKYRVFAGTINGYGAIEIAVTRLAADTTLAKVVKMVSEAETQKSPTQRFTDKFERIFVPSVLALVFVLLFAWVVVDEPFRDSFYRAMAVLVAASPCALAIATPSAVLSGVARAARGGVLVKGGGPLENLGSLTALAFDKTGTLTEGKPRITDVVPATGVPKEELLRIAVAVERLSDHPLAAAIARDGEAMLTSARVPVADDLNSLTGRGVTAKVEGETVQIGKVEMFGTDGIAPIGDEVATAIAGLREQGRTTMVVRMGDRDLGAIGLMDTPREAARTAIARLRELGIRRMIMISGDHQKVAESIAAEVGIDEAWGDLMPDQKVDAIRDLKAEQPVAMVGDGVNDAPAMASATVGIAMGAAGSDVALETADVALMADDLAHLPFAIGLSRQTRRIIRQNLVVSLGVVVVLVPATILGLGIGPAVAAHEGSTLVVVANALRLLAYRDRSAA, from the coding sequence ATGAGTGACCAGTTGCGGCTCGATATTCCGCTTCTCCTTCCCGAGGTCGCCGATACCGCCGACCGCTGCGTCGCGCGCCTCACGAGCGAACTCGAAGGACGTGACGGCGTCGACAAGGTCCATGTTGTTCGCTCAAGCGACGGTTCGCCGCCGCAGCTCTGCATTCACTATCGGCCGGACATACTCCCGCTCGAACGGGTGCGCCAGCTGGCGCGCAGCGCCGGCGCCGTACTCACCGGTCGATATCAGCATCTCTTCTGGAACGATCTCGAAGGTGTCGGCCACGCCCGGCGTGCGCGGACGATCGGGCTGCGCCTTCGCGAAATTCCCGGCGTGATCGAGGCCGAAGTCGGCGCGGCGGGGACGTTGCGCGCCGAGTTCGAGCGCTCGGAAACCTCCATCGAGACGATCAGAAAGATACTTTTGGATATGGGCGTTACCCGGAAATCGGCCGCCGTCGCCGCGGCTGTCCCGGCCCAAGAAGGCCACATCCATGGTGACGATGGCCATGATCACGGCCCCGATCATGCCCATGGGCCGGACCATAAACATGGCCACAAGGGATCGGATGATCATGATCATGGTCATGATCATGGCGGAATATTCGGTGAGCGCACCGAGCTGATCTTTGCGCTCCTCTGCGGCCTCGTCCTCGGCATCGGCTTCGCCATCGAGAAATCGGGCGTCGCTCCCGAATGGGTCAGCTTCGGCTTCTATCTCGCGGCCTATGGCTTCGGCTGCTGGTTCACCGTCCGCGAAGCGATCGAAAATCTGAGGCTCAAGCGCTTCGAGATCGACACGCTCATGCTCGTTGCCGCAGCGGGCGCGGCGGCGCTAGGGGCATGGGCCGAAGGCGCGCTGCTGCTCTTCCTCTTCAGCCTTGGTCACGCCCTCGAACATTATGCCATGGGACGAGCCAAGCGCGCTATCGAGGCGCTCGCCGAACTCGCGCCGCAGACCGCGATCGTAAAGAGCGCCGACGGCAGCACGCGCGAAGTGTCGGTCGAACTGCTGCAGATCGGCGACACCGTCGTCGTCAAGCCCAACGAGCGGCTCCCGGCCGACGGATTCGTGACAGTGGGCCGCACCGCGGTCAATCAGGCGCCCGTCACCGGCGAAAGCGTGCCCGTCGACAAGGAACCGGTGGCGGACCGGGTGCTGGCCGCCGCCAAGCCCGATGGGCTCGATGCGAAATATCGTGTCTTTGCGGGCACCATCAACGGCTATGGCGCGATCGAGATCGCGGTCACGCGGCTTGCCGCCGACACCACGCTCGCCAAGGTCGTCAAGATGGTGAGCGAGGCGGAAACGCAGAAGTCGCCGACCCAGCGCTTCACCGACAAGTTCGAGCGCATTTTCGTGCCGAGCGTGCTCGCCCTCGTGTTCGTCCTGCTCTTCGCCTGGGTCGTCGTCGATGAGCCTTTCCGCGACAGCTTCTACCGCGCAATGGCGGTCCTCGTCGCGGCAAGCCCATGCGCGCTCGCGATCGCGACGCCGAGCGCTGTGCTTTCGGGCGTCGCGCGCGCCGCGCGCGGCGGGGTGCTCGTGAAAGGCGGCGGGCCTCTCGAGAATCTGGGATCGCTGACCGCGCTCGCCTTCGACAAGACGGGTACATTGACCGAGGGCAAGCCGCGCATCACCGATGTCGTGCCCGCTACCGGCGTGCCCAAGGAAGAGTTGCTTCGCATCGCCGTCGCGGTCGAGCGGCTCAGCGACCATCCGCTTGCCGCCGCGATCGCGCGCGATGGCGAGGCCATGCTGACCTCGGCGCGCGTGCCGGTGGCGGACGACCTCAACAGCCTCACGGGGCGCGGCGTTACCGCGAAGGTCGAAGGCGAGACTGTCCAGATCGGAAAGGTGGAGATGTTCGGGACCGACGGCATCGCGCCGATCGGCGACGAAGTGGCGACGGCGATTGCCGGCCTTCGCGAACAGGGCCGCACGACGATGGTGGTCCGTATGGGCGACCGCGATCTGGGCGCGATCGGTCTGATGGACACGCCGCGCGAAGCGGCGCGCACGGCGATCGCTAGGCTCCGCGAGCTCGGGATCAGACGTATGATCATGATCTCGGGCGATCACCAGAAGGTCGCCGAGTCGATCGCCGCCGAAGTCGGGATCGACGAGGCCTGGGGCGACCTGATGCCCGATCAGAAGGTCGACGCCATTCGCGATCTCAAGGCCGAGCAGCCGGTGGCCATGGTGGGCGACGGGGTCAATGACGCGCCCGCGATGGCGAGCGCAACCGTCGGCATCGCCATGGGCGCCGCTGGGTCGGACGTCGCCCTCGAAACCGCCGATGTCGCGCTCATGGCCGACGATCTTGCCCATCTGCCCTTCGCCATCGGGCTCAGCCGGCAGACGCGGCGGATCATCCGCCAGAATCTCGTAGTGAGCCTCGGCGTCGTGGTCGTGCTCGTGCCGGCAACCATCCTCGGGCTGGGCATCGGCCCCGCGGTGGCCGCGCATGAGGGCTCGACACTGGTCGTGGTCGCCAACGCGCTACGGCTCCTCGCCTATCGCGACCGCAGCGCGGCCTGA
- a CDS encoding efflux RND transporter permease subunit, producing MNFKNISAWSIRNPIPPLVMFFGLTVAGIVSFLMMGVQSDPDIDFPGAIVIIAQPGAAPTELETQVTQRVEAAVRTIEGIDELNSTVTEGQSQTFVQFAIGTPIDRAVTDIRDKITQIRSNLPNGILEPQVIRLSTSGNTLAYWSASATDMTLEELSWYVDNVVAKRLIAVPGMGDAYRRGGVSREIRVILNPERMRAYGLTAAAVNTQLVQLNVNAAGGRMEVAGSEQAVRILGNASSANALGETLISVGTNRTVRLADIAEVKDLYAEQRSVSKQDGRQVLTFGFERAKGASDVTVYDAAVEELRKLEKENPKIKFTELFSDIEYTKGQYHSAINAMVEGAILAVIVVFLFLRDWRATLISALAIPLSAVPTFLFMDLMGFSLNMMTLLALSLVAGVLVDDAIVEIENIVRHMRMGKSAYQASIDAADEIGLAVLATTMTIVAVFLPVGLMPGVAGQYFKNFGLTVVAAVLMSLAVARMITPMLAAYFLSAQGPQKHGEGPLIDTYMRVLRWSLDARAADAARARGDRWKWLAYIKDHRLWVVGIGVLALFATIFSFSLLPMTFQPSIDSDTSRVAIQLAPGATLEQTEAVADEVTDLMKRDPLVESALSRIDVGTATVYLKLRKDRELTSTEFEKDRAPRLAAVPDARINFQSQHGGGGGSSRDISITLGSDDPKKLEDVGNRLLAEMAKVKEIRSPRVEGNLQRPEIVIRPRFALAAQLGVTTQALSQSIRVATLGEIDQNSAKFSLSDRQIPVRVALAETARERLDTLRNMPVPTRNGGTVPLSVVAEIGFGAGPTQINRTNQVRQLTIGADLAPGLVTGQAMEKVEALPALKQLPAGVTRLVLGSAKWQAEMLRNFAIAVVSGIFLVLAVLILLYRKIIPPFVNMGSLLLAPLGGAIALLLTGYPLSLPVFIGVLMLLGIVGKNSILLVDFAIEEMASGVPRDEAIVDAGHKRAQPILMTTVAMVAGMIPTALSLTGDGAWRAPMAVTVIGGLILSTMLTLLIVPASFSLAAGFERRMAPRLRRWFTTGGAHADPSPAGVTDIGAGQSPAADR from the coding sequence ATGAACTTCAAGAATATCTCGGCCTGGTCCATCCGGAACCCGATCCCGCCGCTCGTCATGTTCTTCGGCCTGACGGTCGCGGGGATCGTCTCCTTCCTCATGATGGGGGTCCAAAGCGATCCCGACATCGATTTTCCGGGCGCGATCGTCATCATCGCGCAGCCGGGCGCCGCACCCACCGAACTCGAAACGCAGGTCACCCAGCGCGTCGAAGCGGCGGTGCGCACGATCGAGGGGATCGACGAGCTCAACTCGACCGTCACCGAGGGCCAGTCGCAGACCTTCGTCCAGTTCGCGATCGGGACGCCGATCGACCGGGCGGTCACCGATATCCGCGACAAGATCACCCAGATAAGGAGCAACCTGCCGAACGGCATCCTCGAACCGCAGGTCATCCGCCTGTCGACCTCGGGCAATACGCTGGCTTATTGGTCGGCTTCGGCCACCGACATGACGCTCGAGGAATTGAGCTGGTATGTCGATAATGTCGTCGCCAAGCGGCTGATTGCCGTCCCCGGCATGGGCGACGCCTATCGACGGGGCGGCGTCAGCCGCGAAATCCGCGTCATCCTCAACCCCGAACGCATGCGCGCTTACGGCCTGACTGCCGCCGCGGTGAACACCCAGCTCGTCCAGCTCAACGTCAACGCCGCGGGCGGCCGGATGGAGGTCGCTGGATCGGAACAGGCGGTGCGCATCCTCGGCAATGCCAGTAGCGCGAACGCGCTCGGCGAAACCCTGATCTCGGTCGGCACCAACCGCACCGTGCGCCTCGCGGACATCGCCGAGGTCAAGGACCTCTACGCCGAGCAGCGCTCGGTCTCGAAGCAGGACGGACGGCAGGTGCTGACCTTCGGGTTCGAGCGCGCGAAGGGCGCCTCCGACGTCACCGTCTATGACGCGGCGGTCGAGGAGTTGCGCAAGCTCGAGAAGGAAAACCCCAAGATCAAGTTCACCGAGCTGTTCAGCGATATCGAATATACCAAGGGCCAATATCATTCGGCGATCAACGCGATGGTCGAGGGCGCGATCCTCGCGGTCATCGTCGTCTTCCTGTTCCTGCGCGACTGGCGCGCGACCCTTATCTCGGCGCTCGCAATCCCGCTCTCGGCGGTCCCGACCTTCCTCTTCATGGACCTGATGGGCTTCTCGCTCAACATGATGACCCTGCTCGCGCTCAGCCTTGTCGCCGGCGTCCTCGTCGACGACGCGATCGTCGAGATCGAGAATATCGTCCGCCACATGCGGATGGGCAAATCCGCTTACCAGGCCTCGATCGACGCCGCCGACGAGATTGGCCTGGCCGTGCTCGCGACCACCATGACGATCGTCGCGGTCTTCCTGCCCGTCGGGCTGATGCCGGGGGTCGCCGGACAATATTTCAAGAATTTCGGGCTGACCGTCGTCGCGGCGGTGCTGATGAGCCTCGCGGTCGCGCGCATGATCACGCCGATGCTCGCCGCTTATTTTCTCTCCGCGCAGGGTCCGCAGAAGCATGGCGAAGGCCCGCTGATCGACACCTATATGCGCGTGCTGCGCTGGAGCCTCGATGCCAGGGCCGCCGATGCGGCCCGCGCCCGAGGCGATCGCTGGAAATGGCTCGCCTACATCAAGGATCACCGGCTCTGGGTCGTCGGTATCGGGGTACTCGCGCTCTTCGCGACCATCTTCAGCTTCTCGCTGCTCCCGATGACCTTCCAGCCGTCGATCGATTCCGACACGAGCCGCGTCGCAATCCAGCTCGCTCCGGGTGCAACGCTCGAACAAACCGAGGCAGTGGCCGACGAGGTGACCGATCTCATGAAGCGCGACCCGCTCGTCGAATCCGCCTTGTCGCGGATCGATGTCGGCACGGCGACGGTCTATCTGAAATTGCGCAAGGACCGCGAACTCACCTCGACCGAGTTCGAAAAGGACCGCGCGCCGCGGCTGGCTGCGGTTCCCGATGCGCGCATCAACTTCCAGTCGCAGCATGGCGGCGGTGGCGGCAGCAGCCGCGACATCTCGATCACACTCGGCAGCGACGACCCGAAGAAGCTTGAAGATGTCGGCAACCGGCTGCTTGCCGAAATGGCCAAGGTGAAGGAAATCCGCTCGCCGCGCGTCGAGGGCAATCTTCAGCGCCCCGAGATCGTCATTCGCCCGCGCTTTGCGCTCGCCGCGCAGCTCGGGGTGACGACACAGGCCCTCAGCCAGTCGATCCGCGTCGCGACGCTTGGTGAGATTGACCAGAACAGCGCGAAATTCTCGCTATCCGATCGGCAAATCCCGGTTCGCGTCGCGCTCGCGGAAACCGCGCGCGAGCGGCTCGATACGCTCCGCAATATGCCGGTCCCGACCCGCAACGGCGGAACGGTGCCGCTCTCGGTCGTCGCTGAGATCGGCTTTGGCGCCGGCCCGACCCAGATCAATCGCACCAATCAGGTGCGCCAGCTCACCATCGGGGCCGACCTCGCCCCGGGTCTGGTGACGGGTCAGGCGATGGAAAAAGTCGAGGCGCTGCCCGCGCTCAAGCAGCTTCCCGCCGGCGTCACGCGGCTCGTGCTCGGCAGCGCCAAATGGCAGGCCGAGATGCTGCGTAACTTCGCAATCGCGGTGGTGTCGGGCATCTTCCTCGTGCTCGCCGTTCTGATCCTGCTCTATCGCAAGATCATCCCGCCCTTCGTCAACATGGGTTCGCTGCTGCTCGCCCCGCTCGGCGGTGCGATCGCGTTGCTCTTGACCGGCTATCCGCTGTCGCTCCCCGTCTTCATCGGGGTGCTGATGCTGCTCGGTATCGTCGGCAAGAACAGCATTCTGCTCGTCGATTTTGCGATCGAGGAAATGGCGTCCGGCGTGCCGCGCGACGAGGCGATCGTCGACGCGGGGCACAAGCGCGCGCAGCCGATCCTGATGACCACGGTCGCGATGGTCGCGGGCATGATCCCGACCGCGCTGTCGCTCACCGGCGACGGTGCATGGCGCGCGCCGATGGCGGTCACGGTGATCGGCGGTCTCATCCTTTCGACGATGCTGACGCTGCTGATCGTACCGGCGTCCTTCAGCCTTGCGGCGGGCTTCGAGCGCCGGATGGCCCCGCGCCTGCGCCGCTGGTTCACGACCGGCGGCGCGCACGCCGACCCATCGCCTGCGGGCGTCACCGACATCGGCGCGGGGCAAAGCCCGGCGGCCGATCGATAG